The Nymphaea colorata isolate Beijing-Zhang1983 chromosome 7, ASM883128v2, whole genome shotgun sequence DNA window gttctctctctctctctctttttatttatttatatatatatatatatatatatatatatatatatatatatatatatatatagagagagagagagagagagagagagatacacaaGAACAAAGTAACTAACAAAGAACCTACCAAAGAGaagttgaattatttttttgagtGAGAACTCAAAAGAGGTAAGGAGTAAGGACCTTGGGCTGTGACCAACccattatttatatatgaaaatggACACAGAAAAGGGGTAGCAGTGCAATACGCAAGCCCAAAAAACATAACAAGAAAGTAGAAacggaacaaaaaaaaaaaacaaatgaggaggggaaaataaaaaaatatttatttaatcaaGAGCTATGACCTTTCCAcagaaaaagtatttttttctcttacctGAATCtaattgacaaaaataaaaaacaacaaataaaaatgaaaaaaaactcaaaacacAAAAGCTTCCTCTCTCTCACTGGCACACACATGGCAGGAGGCATTTGAGCTAgctttctcctctctctctctctctctctctctctctctctctctcagttttctctctctccctctccctctctctctctctctctctctctctctctcccaatcTCCTTAGAGGAAAGCAAGTTTCTATTTTTACCAACTTAAGTTTGGATTAACATGATAAGAAGACAAAAAGTTAGCGCCCTTAAACCAAATTGTAAGTCCATTAGTTTGTTAATACCTGGCAGTTTACATCCAAATAGCCTAGTTTTCTACCgatatttaaaatatacatcAAACAAGTTTTGTCAGTTGgaagtttcttcaagaaatcattgTAACAGGAAAGACATCATTTTTCGTGTTCATTTTCAGAGggcaaaataaatttatttttctgacttgataatttaaattttcaagaacAATCTTACGAATCTTGTATTgattattcataaaaaaaaatcggtaTATATGTGTAACTGACTCCATGAAAAGTGCCATCCAAACACTATCTGAGTTAACTGTTGcttttttaaatcatgttttatatattaATCTGAAAAATAGGGTTTTCTGAACAAGCTATAAAAACCACTTTGTTAAACGAGGCATTTGTAtaaattgagtttttgacaTGGATTTGCAAAACATCATCCAAAACGCTAGACTAAGttttgtattattattattattattgccaatcttttttggtgtttttggGAATTGCCTCTGTCAGCACCACTCGGACTTGTCCAAGGATAAAATGGTTTAGGCACTTCCACTGCCAAATTGCTACCCATCAAAATAATCGCTCTGATTCTGGGAGggggagaaagagggagggaggcaATGGCGTCCGTTGCAGGCATGTCCATTTTGAACTCAGCACCACCAACAAGGTCAGCAGAttccagctctctctctctctctctctctctctcacacacacacacacacacacacagacgcACGCAGACGCAcgcgcactctctctctctgtctcttttgTTTAGCATTTGTAAAAGAGGACGACTAGCAGCCGGAACTGCATAAATCCTCATATGTGGCTACACATGCTTGACTTTAGCGGGTTTGGCCTTTGAGCATCAAAACAGCGTTGGGCAGAAACTGCTCAATCGGATGCTTGCCTACGACTGACTGTCGATGCTTGAGCTTCATCATGATTACTGCAAAATAGTAAACATTtgctaaaatattaaaagatatCTTGAGTTCAACGTGGTACCTTTTGGATATGATACTTCCCCAAAAGAGTAGCTGTGGTTATCCGTTGAACTCGTCCATTGTTTTTCTATGTAGTAGTTTCTTGTCATGTTGGGCAGTCTCGTTATACATGTACTTACATATGTTCTACTATAACAACTGTTCTTGGGAAATTTGCAACAGATAACTCTTTCTTGACCTAGGAAGGAGATCCAAGTATGGCGTTGTAGAAAACTGGAACATAATGGGCCTCGCGGGTTGGGGATAGTGGGGTGTAAAATGGGTTGAGCGTCGGTTTACAGTTTGGCATTTTTCTTGACTGCTGCCTGCACTAGCTCTGGTTTCTGCACATGTACCGGCTTTCTATCATATCAATAACGGTGCTCCGATACAGAGTGCTATTTACAGCACTGTTGGAGCTACCTGATTCTAGTACCAGAGAACAGAAATGTACCTGTTAATTATTTCTTCTAAGTAAGGAAGGCCTCTTTGTTTAGCAAGAATATTTACTTGAATTTAACTTCAACTTctaatattttaattatatctACTTGGGCACTCCGTGTAGTGGCTTGTGTGATGATCATCTTAATGGAATCGTGTAAAAGCATCTGGGGCGGTAGTTAAAATATTGACAATCTCTTTCCTTCCTCATGGTGCCTTTTCTAAATTTACATGATCACATTAGTAGAAATGGCTTAGTGAATTTGTTTTTGGCAGTTGGCACCCTCAGAATAGAACAGCTTAAAACGGTAGCTTCCTTCACTGGTCTTGGAAATTGGAATTAAGGCCTTGAAGTTCAAAGCGAATCTGATAGGCAGGGTACCTAGTCTAATCTCTATCTCTTCACATAATCTGACAGAGCATGTTAGCCTAACCCCAGCTTTccaactgaaaaaagaaataatagcaTCTACCCAATTTGATGGCCTTTCTTTCTCGACATATAATTTTCCGTCTCAGCAAACAGAATCTATATACAGATTCTTTAGCCTCCATTTATTATGAAATAATGTCTAAGTTTTGGCATTGTTACATGTCAGTTCTGTAAACCTGGCTACAAAGAAAATTGGAGTTGAGACCTTCATATTGAATGAATGAACTACGTCGAAACTTTTAATACCAAGGAGGCAAGGATGCTTCTTTTGTACAAATTGCATACCAAAATAAAAAGCTTTGGTGGCTCATAATGCATTTGAAACTGTAGAATATAAAGCAATATAGTCTTGTGATTTTTATTTTAGTGATATAAAAGTATATATTAGATGAATGACAAAAGACTTAGCTCAGAGTTTGACTAAAGCATGTTGTTTGTGATTGCAGAACAAGAGCCATTTTACCTTTGTTGGTTGCTGATGTTGTAACTCTTATGCATCCATGCTTTAATTCACTACACGGATGCACTAACAAAGTAAATATCCCATTCACACATATGGAGGCGATCAGTATGAGCTTGCCGTCAAGAGCATTCAAGGATTTTTCAAGGTTAAAGAATAAGGTTGCTGCAACAAAGGGAGTCTTTGCTGTATGTGAACCCCTTCCTCCAGATAGGCCACTATGGTTCCCCAGATCATTTAAATATAGTCGATGTGCATTCCAATACCCAGATAAGAGTTTTCTGTCGAAATCTAGCTTGAAAAATGGAAGGTGGTATTTGGAGAAAGGTAGGGGAAGTGAATATGGAGGTtcagagatgaagaagaggaaggagaccAGTGGGAAGAAGTACAAGAAGTATGAGAAGAGTCCCATCGGTGGACGTAATGGTCCTTCTTGGGAACTTGCCGCCAATAACTACTTTTCAAAAGGTAGAGATGATGCTATGAATGAGAATGTGGAGGTTCTAGTTGGAGACAGTGAGATTGAGAAGAAGGCCACCATGAAAACAAGCTACAATAAGTTGGAAGACAATGCCAGAGCCTATCTTTCAGTGGATAATAGAGGTGGAGTGGATGATAGCATGAGAAAGAAAGTTGGATCAGGAGGTGATAGAGGAGGTCTCAAAGGCAGGTGGAAGAGAAACCAATCTTTTGGTGGTGAGGAGGATGGGGCGAATGACCACCATTTTCTGCAAGGTTGGAGTAAGACAGCAATGAAGGGAAAAGATTGGATGCCCCAGGAAgcagaagatgatgaagattctGATGAGGAAAATGAAGCGGAAGAGGGGAAAAAGAAGCTTACCAGCAATTCAAGATGGAGTGGAATTAGGGACAGATACAGTAGAGTCCTGGATGCAAGAGATGAATTTGATAAGCCAGATGTTGTTCAATGGAACAGGCAAGAGAACTGGGGTCAGAAGGTGTGGAAGGAAGCTCATGAATCCACTCTGCCAAAGATAGTCGGTGAGGTGGTTTATGGTGTTGGCCCTGTTCTAGCTGCATTAACCACTGGGAGGAGAGAATTTTATGTTCTGTATGTTCAAGAAGGTTTGGAGTTGGGTGGCAGCAACAGGAAGAAGGACAAGAAAAGTGTAAAAATGGTGATGAGGATTGCGGAGAGGATAGGACTGAGCATGAAAGAAGCATCAAAGCATGATCTCAACATGCTTGCAGATAATAAGCCTCACCAGGGATTCATTCTTGATGCATCTCCATTGGATATGGTGAGCATTAGGCAGTTGGATGCTAGTTCATGCAAGGAAGAACAAGGACCCCTTTGGGTTGCTCTGGATGAGGTCACCGATCCCCATAACTTTGGCGCTGTAATTCGGTCTGCTTATTTCTTTGGTGCAGCAGGAGTGGTAGTCTGTGCCAAGAACTCTGCTCCTTTGAGTGGGGTTGTTAGTAAGGCCAGTGCTGGTGCGCTTGAATGCATGGAGCTGAGGTCTTGCAGGAATATGATGCAGTTTCTGTCAATGTCTGCTGAAAATGGGTGGCGGGTTCTTGGAGGTTCAGTCTCTTCAAGGGCTTTGCCACTAAACGAGGTCCCTTCTGCTGGTGGGCCTACCATTCTAGTGTTGGGTAGTGAAGGAAAAGGGTTGAGACCTCTGGTCGAGCAGTCATGTACGCAGTTGGTAAGGATCTCTGCAAATTTTTCTGTTGGTAATGGTGAGGATGAATACCAAGATGAAAGCGAGAGATCCTCAGGTGTAGAGTTTCAGTCCTTTCTTGCTGTTGAGAGCTTGAATGTCAGTGTTGCTGCAGGCATTCTTCTCCATCATTTATCTGGAAATGCTAAACCCAGGTCGATCCTAGAGAGTGTCCAGGCCATTGAGTGAATTCTCAAAGTTGAAATTTATCATAGATGCTGTTGTTTGcgtcctttttcttcttctctctctttctgctccTTGTTCCggaatatatatttgttttggaATGTACACAATTCCatgggaagagaaaaaagatcatGACCTATATGGTCTGCCAAACTGAAACTGACATCGGGTGGGTTCAAAAATTTCTCTTTGATCCATCCTCCTCTACATTCTGCTGCATAAGAGAAATGGTGTGATAGTTGGAGAATGATGGTGTCTCCCAGGTTTTTATGTTCATCTGCTGGTAATTTTTGGGTGATGTATTTCAAGAAAGGGGGATTGCCAGTTCCACAGAATGACTTTCGGATTCCTTGATTTAAAAGGGACAGATGTTTCCACCTTTGGCGAATGTTCTATCACAATTTCAAGTCCAAATCCCCTCGATCTCGATAACTGGAAAATAGAGATATGCGTGAAGTTGTTGTGGGAAGGCATTTTCAAGCTATATGTTGTATTATGAGTGTAGAGCAAACTAGTAAGCTTTCAGACGGGAGGATGGCTTCCTATTTTCAATATATAGAGGCAAAAGTTGGGGCATAGAAACAGTTGCAACTGATTAATTTGATTTCAACCTTGACTATTgctagaacaatttttttttctcagaaaTATATGATGGGTCTCCAAGAATGTAAGTCCAAGAACAATGTGGTAGAAGTGTGTAAAGAAGTAAGAAACATCATATGCTGAAATGGAATATGTGCGTTATAATAAGAATCCCTATTCATTTGAATCTTTGGTTGAAAGTTGTCGATGGACAGAAAGTCTGACATCTACAATTATTCTCATGTTGGCTttgaaaactctctctctctctcttttcctgaGAAACATCTGGTCTTTGGAAAGGGTTCCATGGTAGGATGAATTCTTATGTGCACATGACGTGGCTGGCATGGATGTCTGCCATGAGAATCGCAATGAGCCAGTTAATTTGATTGTCAAGTTCACATTAAAAGCACGGAAACTATGGAGACCAAGTGGGGTTGTTATTAAAGGTGTTTTGCCAATCAATCATCTTCTATAGTTCCTTAAAATCCTGACAATTTGGCAGCACACCTATTCTACTTCAAGACATGTTCTTGTCAGAAATATATTGTCGGTTAATTAAAGTGACATTATCGGTGACAATATCTTGCTTCCAATTAAACTCTGATATTTTCAAATCTTGATTTTTATAAGTGCAGAATAGAGAAGTAGATGGCAGCCAAAAATTTCAATTTACTGattgttatttatttaaactacgttggaaatttttttaaaaaaaaaatcaatattgtGAAATAATAGATCCAAGAGGAACCTTAAATTTTTCCCATTTCTTCAATGAGTTTGCAAAACTATAACTTAAAATCCTTGATCTCTCATCTAACAGCCCAAAACTTTAAAAGCATGCCAACGATTATGGCTCCTATTCTTCTCGTAGAAACTAAGTTAAGAATAAAGATTATTGTTCTATGCTGATATGACTTTGATAGTTATATGCATTAATTGGGAGGATCAATTGCTATCAACTGTGCGAAGGTAAGGGAGCTGGTTGCTTCGAGTTTGATTTCCCAGGCTTTGTGCAAGTGAGTCCCAAGCATATCCTTGGAGGCCTGATAGAAACTAACCATGAAAAGGATTGCCCAAAAAACTACCATTTTTCTTGTGGGGTTAAACATGAATGGTTGACTTTGGATTTTGCAAAAAGAATGATAATTAGTAAGGAATTCTGGATATGAATGATTTTAGTGAACTTTTGGTTCATATTTAATCTTGCGGACATTGTACAGTTGGCTAATTCCATATTATGTGGGTTTAAGGCAAGAAAGGGTTCCTACTTGAGTCATGCATATCCTCCTCCTTGTTCTACCCCTTGATTTGTAAGTAACTAGCAAGTTGTATCATGATATCGTCGTGCGAGATGGTGTAAGTTTTGATTAAGCCGCTTCGTGGACATGTTTCGATCCCAGTCAAAACCTTAATTTGTCGTCTCCCCACTCCATCTCTCTGCCTATTCCTTAGCTTAAGCTTGTGTTAAAGCTAGGTTATACAGACTGGTTGAGGCGTTATGATTGTCCCTGGTGGCTTCTGAAAGTGATGACAACACCACAATTATATCATGGTACCAGTCACAACAACTACCACCTCCACCCTTGATCTTGGAGATTCTAGACAGCTTTTAGTTGAGTTTTCTTTTCTGATTGATTACCTTTGATCTTTACCAGCTAGAGATATTTAGCATGTCTGTTGTTCATTGTGTAATGGTTTCATTGCATATAAGTTTGTCttatgttttctataaattttaatGTTCCAGATGGTTCAGTGCATATGATCCTTACACAGGTTTAGATGTGGAGCCATGAGTTCTCGACCTAGGTCAGTAACCAGGCGAGGGAGACTGCTCAAGCAGCTGGTTTTAGCTATATCAATCAGACTTCAAACCTTCTTTCCTGCACAATTTcctttaatgtaaaaaaaaaaatatacatcagGAAGTATCTAGTTAAGACAAGCTATACCGTGATCATTCTTTGCTATGCGTGTGACTTTTTCTTGCTTCtaaaataagcaaaaacatGAACATCCAGCACCACATGGAGAACCATTCTCCTAATCCTCAACTGTTCctgttaaaaaattttcattctccTACTAAGGGAGCTTGATTTACACCGAACTGGCTCAGCTCCATTGAGAATTTAGTCTTTATTTCTTGGAAACATATACAATCGTGTACATATACAgcttttttaatctttttaagCCCATATGTTCAGGTTAAAGTAAAAGATGTGGAGGAGGCATTTAGACTGCTAAATACAACAGTCAGCGACGGATCCTGCTTagtacaaaaaatttttgtgcaATTGGGTTTGCAAGACATTTGAAATTAATAGGGTGGCATATCAGGAACAGTCGTGATGTTGATAATTATTTGTTAAGACCAGTATAGCTAAGAACAGTATTTGAAGTCTGCTCCATTGTTGATATATTATTTATCAAGAACATTATAGTGAGCTAAGTCCGGCCGTTCCATCTCTACTTGGGAGACCGAGCTAGTGTCACACCTTGTACCTGTTTCAGATCCTCATTGTACAACAGTTTCGAATTTGTTATTTTACTTCAAAGTGAGAGAGTTAAATCTGTGTGTTTACCTTACAGATTATGGATTTTCTCAAGAGCCTGGACAACCGGAGGAAGAGGCCATCTGGGAATGAATTACTGATCATTGAGCTAGTCCAATGTTCTGCTGAACTTCAAGCAgataatgtttttcttgtttgtagACCATTGTGCCAATAATCATACAGTTTTGTTAagatttcctttttccctttctaaaCGCCATTATATCACTGACTAATAAAAGTATTTGTGTTGATTTGCTCAactgtttacatttttttttacatatgaacACAAAAAAATTTTTACAGCCGTTTCAGTGTACTGTTTATATGTGAGCCATTTTGTTATGTttagttgaaaaaaaagaaaagaaaagagacgGTCGTTAGCGGCCGTCTTTCTTGCGTCAAAAATGGTAATGATAGGCTCTCACTACGTCCATCTTCATTTACGGGAAATTAGCGTCAATAAAAGGTTGCTGACATGAACACCACGTTGTAATGGCAGTCAATAGTGACAATGTAATTGCCATTGGAGGGATACTTTAAGACAGTCTAAATCGTCAGTGTACATACTCTCACCATGTCTATTTTCATCACTGTATATTAACTTCAGCAACATTAAAAGATCGTTCCTAAAACTTATTGCAACCGTCCAAGATTTCGTCACTGTAGGGGATGCATTGCCGACTGTGAGATAAAACGTCAGAAAACCCCATTGAGACCATAGCATCTTTGAGCCATCGACCCCTCTTATCGACACTTTTTTACGTCTGTGATTCATACACTGATGGTAGAAACGCTTTACAGCGTCAAAGAATTCTTGGCTTGAAAAGGCATGGTTCAACAAATGATATCAGACATGAACTTTCAAAAGTCgatttgatttcatttgaaacaacccaaattttaatttcatgcTTCACGTCAGCCATGAATTTATGAAATTCAACATTTCAGCATACATACGCTCATTAGTTCTACATGCTagattatgttttttcttggcATTAGGTCACTCATTTTCTAGTTTCCAGAGGTTTTAAAACGCTCAAACTGCCTAGATTTCACTGCTTTTACTGCATAATGAGGTTGAATTTACCAGACTacataaaacatcaaaatttagaatttcTGGAAGGATCGCTATCTAATGCTCTAGAGTGCTCAATCCATAAGAGCTGTTTGGCATTACAAACACTTGGGATTAATCTACCAGTGAATAAACCATAGAACACTAACAAAATATTCCATCTGCCAAACGACCCCATAGTAatacatttttgtcatcttcaATGCTTCCATGCATAATGAGGAACATTGTTGGCATATCAGATCCATGACCCACTTGGACGCAACATATTGTTGTCTTAATTTAAAACCTTGAACGACACCTAAAGAATTGGTGGATAGTAAAAAGAGACAAGCTTTTCTattgtgaaaaaaatattgactTTTTGCaccattaataaaaaaacagtcATTTTCCATCAACTCTAGGATATTAAAACTTTAGATTGAGTTAAtgtgataaaaagaaaaaaaaattaaagcccCTTAGTCGAAATTGTAGCTCCGTTAGTTTGTATTGAGTATTGACTTTCTTAATGAATTCCCATAATAGTAATATCTGGACAGATTATATCCTAATAacttttttattgatatttaaCGTAAACatgcaataattttttttgttgtgttgtAGAAAGTTCTTCACGAATAGTTGTATCAGTAAAGTAATTGTTGTGTTAATTTTAGAGGTAAGATAATAACTAGTAACTTGACCATTAGTTTCTCGGGAACAATCTTACAAATCTTGTTAATTATTCATAAAAGGATTTAGGTGTGTGgattgaaaatatgaaaaattagtTTCTTTCACTATTGCCTATTTTTTAGATCGTTTGAAAATTGCCCGTTTTCCAGCAATTATCATACTTGTCCATGGACAAAAGGACATGGACCCACCTATCTGCGACCTCGAGCTTCTGGTCACATGTTTAACTTCTACCCAACGAGATAATCATTCTTCTTccgagggagggagaggggagacagagagagggagcgagagggagagacagagagggaggcaATGGCATCAGTTGCAACCATGTCCATTCTGAACTCAGCACCACCAATAAGGTCagcacattctctctctctctctctctcgcacacacGCACTCTTTTGTTTAGCGTTTGTAAAAGAGGACCATTACCACCAGCCGGAGCTGCATAAACTCTTACTTGTGGCTACACCTGCTTAACTGTTAGTGAGTTTGGCCTTTGAGCATCAAAATGGCATTGAGCAGAAACTGCTCGATCGTAGACTTGCCTATGActt harbors:
- the LOC116258192 gene encoding uncharacterized protein LOC116258192 produces the protein MASVAGMSILNSAPPTRTRAILPLLVADVVTLMHPCFNSLHGCTNKVNIPFTHMEAISMSLPSRAFKDFSRLKNKVAATKGVFAVCEPLPPDRPLWFPRSFKYSRCAFQYPDKSFLSKSSLKNGRWYLEKGRGSEYGGSEMKKRKETSGKKYKKYEKSPIGGRNGPSWELAANNYFSKGRDDAMNENVEVLVGDSEIEKKATMKTSYNKLEDNARAYLSVDNRGGVDDSMRKKVGSGGDRGGLKGRWKRNQSFGGEEDGANDHHFLQGWSKTAMKGKDWMPQEAEDDEDSDEENEAEEGKKKLTSNSRWSGIRDRYSRVLDARDEFDKPDVVQWNRQENWGQKVWKEAHESTLPKIVGEVVYGVGPVLAALTTGRREFYVLYVQEGLELGGSNRKKDKKSVKMVMRIAERIGLSMKEASKHDLNMLADNKPHQGFILDASPLDMVSIRQLDASSCKEEQGPLWVALDEVTDPHNFGAVIRSAYFFGAAGVVVCAKNSAPLSGVVSKASAGALECMELRSCRNMMQFLSMSAENGWRVLGGSVSSRALPLNEVPSAGGPTILVLGSEGKGLRPLVEQSCTQLVRISANFSVGNGEDEYQDESERSSGVEFQSFLAVESLNVSVAAGILLHHLSGNAKPRSILESVQAIE